A region of the Stigmatopora nigra isolate UIUO_SnigA chromosome 10, RoL_Snig_1.1, whole genome shotgun sequence genome:
TCACGTGTTGCTAGGCAGACTTTTGGCCAATCCTGTttcattaaaaagaacaaagtgGGTATCAATACATTCTTACAATGCACATTGTATGGTGTAGTTATTAAAATCATCCCTAAAAATCGTTTTTAAACGTTTCTAAACGTGGATTTGAAGCTTTGAGCAACGTCAGATTCTTTCAATGATGGCCGAGACTCATCAGTCATTTGAAAAACAAGCTTATTGAAATATAACAATGGCCATTTTTGACACCTGAATTGAGATtcaacaaatgcacacacaaaaacatgggagcaaaaacaaaagcatttaTTTCACCTAAAAACCAAAAGCGACATTGTCAAGCCAGGCGGAGGAGCTtcccagaaagaaagaaagaaagaaagaaaggaaaaaaaagcccccGTGGCTTTTTCCCGTGTGTGGAAAATACTGCCAATCACATCAAAGATGTACGTTCGTCCAGCCCGGCCCGGGAAAAGGGAGCGGTCGCCCGTGCTGATTGTCCGCCGCGTCCAAGATTGGGAATTGACGCGCCAGGAAACGTCCCGCGCCGCCGATTCCGTTTCAAGTCTTTCCGTTGGAGTTTGTCGTGAAGCCAgcgtggtggtggcggcggcggcggcggtggggaGTGGGAGGAGCCTCTAGGTGCCCACGATGGCCGGGTGGTGGGCGGCGTGAGGCAGGGCGCCGTCCTGCAACCGACACGCCACTTTACTTTGGAGCACACAAACGCGCCCTTTTGGGGAGGGTTATTCATTCTTGTTTCTGGCTATTTTCTATGGTTTTGCATGCATTAGCCACAATATTGATggaattttcttcttcttcttcttcaataTTTCAAAAGCCCAAAGGCAACGTTCCAAATGATGAGTTTGAAAAGCTCCTTAAGATGTGACCACGGTCGCCATTGTGTCATTTCCAGCACGAGgaggtcctcctcctcctctacgGATTTAGTGAAAGCCAAATGCCATTTGTTAACAGGTCCCTTTAAAAAGCCTTCTTTGATAGCAGCTGGCCCATTCTGTCCCGGCGGCCTGCGTTTCAATTTGTTCCCACGTGAAGCGCCTCCCACCCCGGTGGACATCCAGGATCCCTCcaaagttctcaatggggtgaAAGTCGGGGGAGGAGGCCGCCGAGCTTCTCTCCTTCGATGGCCGGAGCTAGCGGCCAACGGCGCAGAGGTATTACGCACCGGACGGCGTAATGTCATGTgtgaaaatgacttttgaaacattgttttccatGCAAAGTACACTTGTTGTTTTGGTAGCGTGGAAGAAAGTGGTGGCTCAGAAATGCCACGTCCTTTTCCACCGTCATTTTCACAAGTGGACAGAGCGGAAAGATGGCCATCTTAGGCCACTAGAAAAGTTCTTTTGCCGAAAAAGCTTTTCAAAGCTGGTCCATGGAGATGGGGAGATCCTTTTTTCAATCCCGTTTGGCTTGAAAATAAGCTGGAAGGTCCTTCTTCACAAGTTTGCCCTTTAATGGGACTGGCAAACTACAAATGTGGCTGAGATTGCTTTCAGTGATCCAGAGAGCCCTGAGACACAATACCATCCATTAGTtgaattgaacaaaaacaaaatgtctccaTCTTTCAGGACACTAAAATACAATTTGCATCATCATCATTTGGAACGCAGTGACTCAACCTCACTTTCTTCGGCTTTCTTAATGTTTGAAAAAGATCTTTTGACAACTCAATTAGGAGATTTACTGATTTCTTCCCACGTTTCAcatcaaaaatgactttttttgccgTTACTTTCTTATTTAAATGACTACACACACCGATAAATaggaaaatatggattttttgcaAAGGGCAAGCCAAAAGTGAACTAGTGGCAGTTttgactacaaaaaaatagactGTTAAGGAACACTTTTTAAGCCAGACATGGATGTATTTTTGGGTGAGGCTCCTACCTGGCAGTGGTACATGAAGCAGTTCCCCCAGCAGCTGTAGCAGATGAGGAAGAGGGCGGCGAGGAAGACCAAGGCACAGATGGTGCACGGCTTCCTCTCCAGCAGGAAGCTGAGCAGGTAGAAGCCCATGAACATGGAGTGGCTGAACCACAGCGCCGGGTTCAGCGGCTTGGGGATCAGCAGCACCGGCAGCAGCCACTGCAGGCAATACATGCTGGGAATCGGCCACCGACTGGGAAGGGGGCGCTGGGAAAGGGCGCTCCGGAGCGGGCGTCTCCGCCGGCTCAGCGAGGGATGGTCGGGAAGCGCAACGTCGCTGGGCTCAGCTCATCCCTGCgcacagtaagaaaaaaaaaaaacagttcatgCGGTCCTCTCCCCTcgacatacatgaaaatgcattGAGGCGTGTGAAAATATCAATGGTTTCAATGGAAAATGGaccttttaaaaatacacaagcgTGTTGACTTTAAGAGGCCGTCGATGACACTCCAAGGGAactaaacacattttcacaCTGGCACGTCGAGATGCCGCTTTTCATGATCTCTGAACATTTTGGAGCAATACGTACTGCCTTCTTGGCTATATGcacaaattgaattgaagtCATTTTCCCTTCTAACGATGGCGAGCGACGTCCATGAAATAAAACGAGCCAATAAGTTGCCGCCGATGTTGTCAAAACATATTCAAAGTCAAGAAAAGATACGTCAATCCATGGTCGTTGAAGAAATGCGAGCCATTTGAAAATGCCGACTTATTTTGGCCCCTTTTGAAAAGACGCCGTCATCGTTGACGTGCTCCACGTCCGCTTGTGGGAGAAGAGCTAACGTAGCGCGCTGTCGACGTTAGCGGCGTCTTAATGTGCGAACAAGTCCACTTTTCAATGACGTTGTTTTGCAACGCAAGACTTACT
Encoded here:
- the blcap gene encoding apoptosis inducing factor BLCAP, with the translated sequence MYCLQWLLPVLLIPKPLNPALWFSHSMFMGFYLLSFLLERKPCTICALVFLAALFLICYSCWGNCFMYHCQGSLDH